tagcACCACACAttcaaatattattttaagAGCCTGAATGTTTGTCCGCCAGGGGTGCCAGCCTGAGATCTCCCGCATGGTAGTCCGAATTTCATGGGGAGATTACGCGAGCCGATCTGGCCCGCTAAGCCTGCAGGCTAAGCTCGGTTCAGCTCGGTATTACACGAGGGGAGCCGACCACGGGGTGAGCTGGCGAGCCCGCCTCACGCGAACAATATTTcgctgttgtttttgttgaatgtCTGTAATTAGCGAATTTGAACGATTGAGTTGAAATATAAGCGAACATGGTCCCAAAATTTCCTGTTGTTTAGGATGTGTCTTATAACTGAGTATTTGGGCGTGATTTTCAATATGCAAACTTGACACAAACAAGATTGAGAGTTTATGATGCGTCTTATAACAGAGTGCACcttccattgaaaaaaaaaaaaaaaaaatagaacgtGTAAGAATCTAATTCCGGCTAGACGGGATCCCCAGATAGCGATGCAAGGATTCCAGCTACGTGGGATGGCCCGCAAATCATATTATCGccaaatagcccactttcgatataataaaataacaaaagccATCATCTCgaagctctggggaataaatataaagacttgtatgagtttattccccagagcctcgagatgatgctttttgtttaggactgaattttaatatatcgaaagtgggctattgttgCAGGTGTTTTTTCCCAGAGGTGCCGGGATCCCGGCTAAATGAGCCAAACAGCCTAACCGGAAAAACCCGGCCCATGTTATCGGCCCCTTAACCAACTCAGTCCAGAGGGATACcggttaaaacaaacaaataaaccaaAGAGCACATTTACATAATTACCTCAGTAACAAAGTGTCTTATCAACGAGTTATCTGTGTTCTGTTTCTCAAGACAGCTGTTTATATAGCTAATAACAGCCATCACATAACCTCTGCTCAGTAGATGAATCATTCTGTCTAAAACTGTTTTCTTGAATTCGAGCTGAAGAATAAACCAGTAAGCCAAAACAAACTTTTCAATGaagtattattaattattattaatttaagaGCTTATAAGGCGCAAAtatctatataaatatattCAAAGTACAatcaattattaatttttatcttgTAAGCGCGGTGATGAGACTCCGCTAATAGACGTGGTTAAACTCTGTCCCTTGGGAAAATCGATTAAGTTTGGTTTGCTCTAGGTTTTGATTTCAACAATTAATTTGCGTCAGATTACACAGCGACAAGTTACTAAAGTACCAAAAACTGTCATTCGCAattcccataatacagttcattttagggagtttttttgcattaaaacaatgtaTATCCAGCTAACTGAAGCATGAGACAGTCCCAAAAGTAAATACCTTGtcttgtttttatgtaaagaacccccaacACGTATTGCATCATGGGATTTGGAAAAACAGTCTGTGTTTATAAATGAGGAGGGGATAAGGAGGGCAGACCGGGGGTAGCTCATCTATATCTGCAAGCACCCTTGTCACTGACAGCCGAATTATTGGCTAAAGAAATTGCCTTTGAAGGGCTGATGTTTGTGAGATTTTGAACGACACTTACGCAATCTAAACAACAAACGAATGATGATAAAAATAAGAGCACGTGCGCTTCTGTTTACGCGCAGTCAttcaaatgacgtcataatTGAGCAAACAAAACATCTTCCTGGATGATGGTCGCACTGTTAAGAACAATACTGTATTCTTTTCCGAACGTGATTGAAATCCTGCTCTTGACACCTCTCGTCATTTACGCAACCATAGAAACCGTAATCTGCATTTCACTCAATCTTGCCAGTCGCTTGCTGCACAAACTGCGAGCATTTAAATTTCACGGTTTTGAAAGAAATGGAACGCATGATAAAGACAACAAGCACATACCGCAGAAGGATGTTCTTTCGTCTCAAAATTACGATCCTGAACAAGTTGTATCTAACATATGTCAGGCGAAAATAAGCTTTGCGACGGAAGAAAACGCCAATGTACAGACACTTGGGAAACCTGGACACAATCAGACTACAGACTTAGAGAATGAGTTCCGCtttcaatacaaaatgagtGGGGCAAGGGAGAGGTTCACCACGACTCAAAGCCGAGAATGTTTAGTTTCAGAAGATGCAGACACAAAGGCAAGCAATGATAACAAAACACTCAATCCCCCATTTTTATTGATGCAGAGGTTCACGGCAAAGAATACGTTACGCAATAGCAGGAGAAAGGCAGGGAAAACGACAGATGTTCAATCGCGCAGAAATGGCCCCGCGCATGCCCCAAGGGATCACGAGCGCGGAAATGGGAAGAAAGTCGCTTGctaccaagggaaaatgtttttgGTTGATTCGGAGAACTACTGGGATTTTCTTTCACAAAAGGGAAGAGACGTTCGATTAAGATTGGGAATATTGGACTCAAAGTTGAGAAAACGGAGGATACACAAGGCAGATTTCGAAAAGCCATTTGGCAAAAGCTTGTGCCATATGACGGAAAGCTGTCATCGGCGATTGAAGGAAAGCAAGTGTTTCCGAATAACAAAGGAACAATGTTACTTAACTGAGAGGGATTTTACAAGGAACCCGGTCGTTGACAGAGACGACACAACCCTTTTCACAGGACACCCTTCCCTACACACAGACCTACCACTACCACCGTCGGCTGAAAGCAAAATGAGGAGGTTCGTTCCTATGCCATCGACTTCAGACGACGacaaaataacaacaataacaccAACAGCAGCTGCATTTAAAACATCATGCCTTAGGACTGGGGCAGGAAAACATCAAGACACGGAAAGGAGTCTTACAGTTGTAACTGAGTTCGAAGAACCCTTTGAAATTACAGCAAAAGTAATTGGCCAAGAGGCAATGAAGGAAGAAAAAGTGTGTGCTTGTCAGCTTACAGCCTCCAACTCTAACTTCGAAGGTAACTCGTCTATCATTACATATGCTCCGAAAATCAGCAGTCAACAGCAACAAGTGAGGCCCCTCCGTAAAGTTTTATCAAGTATTGCTTCGGTATCAAACGATGCAGCAAGATATACTGCTGGGGGCGGATTCGCTCTGCATGACACGTGCTCGCGCAGAATGTGCGGATCTACATTCACCTCTTTCCACTGCGGAAACACTAAGGAAGCAGAGTTCCATCTGCAACAGCAAGAAGGGAAGGTTCAAAGAAAATCAAGCCCAAAAGAATATGGCTGTATAGTTCAGAAAGACAGCCAAAGAAGGGAAAACGTGACAAAATTTTCCCGGATAAGACAAAAACAGGTGACACGCTCCAGGCTGACTCTCGTTCGAATTCCAAGAGAAATAGACACGAGGAAAACCAGAACACCTGTTCTTTAGTAACATGATCTAAAGCGGCAAAAGTTTGAAAGATAGTATGTTATGTAGGTTCACAACGTCCGCAGGAGGTTATGGATTTCAAACGATATAACATGGATTTCTAAATGCTCTAGGTGCTTTTACCATATCTTGCTTCCAATTCCGTCTACGTTTTGTATCCCTCTTTAACTGAATTGCCCACTAAACAGAAGCaagatttgtttaaagaaaGTTGGACACACAGCATTTCAAACGCAATAACAAATTTAGAATTCCTTTCTGTCGCGAAGACGGTTTTCGAGGAAAATCCGATGTAAGCCCCATCCCTTCCTTGAAATCTCAGTAGAGCTCTGGTAAAGACTAAGATTGGAGAGCCGGATCCCGAGGAGAGAACAAGCCACTCTTAAATTTAATCACCTGGAGCTTAAGTCATggtaaaactttctttcattcatAAAGTAAACAAACCCAATGGACAGTGGTTACGCTTTGAAAGAGAAGATCAATTATTACACAGGCGACCTACTCGAATCCAATAGCTTTTTATAATGATTACACTAATCGTGGCTTATGCTTACCTCAACTAAAGTATCTAACGGCGTTGGTGACTCAAAAAGTCGAATCAATACATTATGCACCAAGCGGTGTTGAAGGGGATGACAGGAACTTATCTGGAATGAGTGAGTGAGAAATATAAATTTAAGGATTAATGCACTGGTGTGAATTAGGAAGAAATCAGTATTTAGTGGATTTCGCCCGAATTAGTTATGCGGGTTCCATATTTGCTATTACCGGTATGCACTAAAGCATGGGATGGTTTTCTGTTGACAGAATTAATTTTTCAATTCAAACACCTTTTTTATTACTTACGAACTAAAagtcccttttttttctttttaaaaatggtGAATTATAGGGCACTGGAGACAATGGATTAAAGGGACCTGTTATGAAAAGCATTTAGCTTGTCTAACTGCCCCTCAACACCTACCGGTACTTCCTTCGAACAAAAATTCAGATAACCATCACCACTCCATTCCCCTCTTTATGTTGCACAAAGGCACGACTCAAAAAGTAGATTTTGTATGCCCCAAGCAATACTCATTACTGCTGCAACTCACCTCATCCAGTAAAGCCAAGTGGACTGGTGTTGAGTCCGTGAGAAGTTTAAAGAAAGATGGGTCAGAGACTGTGAAGTCAACCCATTTAAGCAAACCCATGGCTACTACAGGAAATCTGAACAAAATAAAGTGAAATTTGATTAAGCAGGGCCAACTTCAAGTCCTGCAATTGGAGAATTAAGGAACAAATATTCTCTCTCGTTTTTGATATTACATTCAATTTTTGTGCATGACTTGTGACAGTTGTGAAGTATGGGCTCTCAACAAATATATACAGATGGTGTGTGACAATGGATGCTCCTCCCCCATGGTATTGTACCTTATACACTGGAACAGGACACCCACTTCAGCCAGCAATTGAGAACCTTTCTTGGTTTCCTGCACGCATAGCATGTGTATTTTGTCTAAAGCCTGAGAGGTTGTTTTAAGCTCATCTTTATTGAGTGTTGCACGCTCATtctacaaaaataaacaaacaaacaaacaaaggcaAAACTCCAATAAGTTATTTTATGCCATAAACAATGTACACTGTAGTGTAAAATCTTCTGTTAGCCTGTTTCAGGTCTCAAGAAAGTGAGGAATGACAGGGCAAATTTCCCTGTCCACTTTATTATATTTGGCAATAAAATCTTGCTTTCCACactatttaaccctttgactcccaagccAACCTGAACCAGCCATACTCAGCATTTCAAGCTGTCTaataattgagtgtcgaaagtaattagtgaattactttggtttagagcagttttcaattgagtgtcctaaaaccaaaaccaaagtaattactttggccaatcaaaaaggttggagaaaatccagtaaaccaatcaaaactctaagtaattacaagtagctgacacaaagcgcaggaaaatttgcacgtgcgagccacgattggttttggtttcacttctgattggttgaaaaaaatggcacaagaactttgaaccaatcactgagtgaagtaatcatagagtggttttcaattgagtgtagaAAGTAATtggtgaattactttggtttatgattacttcactcagggaTTGGTTCAAAAATGTcgagccatttttttcaaccaattagaagtgaaaccaaaaccaaaaccaatcgtggctcgcgcgtgcacattttccggcgctttgtgtcggctacgtgtaattacttcgagttttgattggtttactggattgtctccgacttttttgattggcaaacgtaattactttggttttggttttacaacactcaataattattgaaaactactctaaaccaaagtaattcactaattactttggacactcaattgaaaaccactctagtaAGTTGATGGTTGACCTTATCAGTATTGTTTAATAATACATTACACTGTGATAACCAGTAATGCTAATAAAGGTAGGTGgccaaaaagagaaaagagcCAAATAATATATATCAAAACTActcttttaaagaaaacaagtcCCTTTGACACCGAACTTCCCCATTTTGGCAGCCTTTTAGGTAATAAATAAGCTTACCTCGATCCAGGTTTCATGTACTGATGCTGCATAAGCCAGCAAGTAAACATATTTGAACTTGTGCTCTGGATTTAAATGCTGACCAGGTTTGAACAATGATTCCAAAAGGAGTTCTAAAAAGTGCCATAATTACAGTACATTTAAAAAGAAGCACAAGGCATTCTTTATTTATTGATTATCATAATCGGTCAACTGCTGCTGTACTGTATGTTAAAGATAATTGAACATCAGAAAACAAAATCAGAGTCCTATCCTAGGCGATTTAAATTAATAATCTATTAATATATttatgtaaggagaaatgtagactcggaaaaatatccgagtcccagagtCCGAGTTctgagtctacatttctccttacattcaatatcattgttgttgtttcatcgttaacatATTTatcataaattaattaaattagtTGCACAGGGCACagtgctcaacaaaaataaatgtATAAGACTTACTCTGTAATAAATGAAGCACAAACATAACAAAAACATCACAGGATAATTTATAAGGAAATCTGCAAATGACGACTTAAAACACGTCCAAAGAGAAGTTGTCGGTGCTAGAAGGTGTTCATTCAGCATGTTTGATCGCAATCTAAGACTTAAAAGAAAAGTTTCAAGTTTTGTGAATCAAACAGTCTGGACAGTACCCTGATATGAACAAGTGTCACCAGCACtggtgtatttttaaaaatgcaatggcTGGATTGGAACCTACCTAAAAATTGTGGTACTCTGATAATAGCACATGGTGGTGGCTGGGAACTACTGTACAACTTGTATAGCTGAAGAATCAAGAAAAGAATGTTCACATGTACAGGGTATAGATCCAATGGATATCACTTGACTATAAAATTTATGTATCTGGTTAACAAAAACTAATAGCCTTGACATCCAAATACCATTAAATCAACTCTTCTATGACAGGCAAGTTGAACAAGTTACATGTATCTATAAAATATAATTCTTAGTTAACTTCCTTTAGAAAAGATTTTAATCTCATGATATGAACCAGTTGTGTTTGGCAAACCAAAATCATGAACTCACCACAGTGATGTCCCCTGGGTTAAGAGAATTTTTTCCAAGCATGGACGAGAGAGCAGAGTTTGCTCTAGGATATGCTGCAGCTCCATTCATTGACAATGTGATTTCAGTCACTTCATGACCACTGAAAGAAATCATTACTAGCTAACAATATAgtaaacaaatagattccatgttaacatgcgtctgttcagtaatagatcacagatgacatcaaaaatgtggtaagaacaaaaaaagggCACACAAAGCAATAGcagagtgtgtcactgatgttcttaccacattttgacgtcttctgtgatctattactgaacagatgcacagcaacatggaatctatttgttttatatacaggtaataaataattaaactttattcgcataaaagctgatggtgatgtcaattgtgtgtctgtcCTCtgatagatcataggcaagacccaatcaaaatgcgagagtAACGTTGGGTTATTACGGTACATAATTGTAAATAGTACAGCAAGAACACTTGAACTTGGTGACTCACTCTTTGGAATCCGTGCGTGCGTTCTTTAACGGCCCACAAAGTTTATGAAAAAGTGTTGTCAGACATTGCCTAACTAAGGTATATTGttcttatctgagaagactagagtGTCTAACCATCTGCAGTTGTGATTACAAATGGCAGCACCTTGGTCTTCTCCTCTGCAATTTAGAGATTGTAAGAGTCAGTCCAGCTGGAGTTGAACCGAAGACATCCTAAAAGCTTTAATCGTTATCCCAAGGCTCCACCTGATCTAGTTGCAGTGGCCTCATTGTTAGtgcgcttgactccggatcgagtagtCCGGGTTCGgttcctggccagggacattgtgttgtgttcttgggcaagacacttaactctcacggtgcctctctccacccaggtgtataaatgggtactggcacATTTAATGCTGGgagtaaccctgcaatggactagcatcccatccaggggggagtagaaatactcctagttgcttcatgctacagtaaccggagataagcacaggcctgatgggccttataggctcgtagcagactttttACCACTTGATCTAGATTCCCAGCTGATATGTTATGATTGTAGATAAAGTAAATGGTGGTACAGCTGTACCTGTTACTGATGTCACCCTTTGGGTTTTCATTATGGGTGGCTAAATGATGGGCTCAAGTCTTAAGGAAGGTGACCATCATAGTGTGCCTAACGCCCTCTGCACCATACATGTACTTCAAGATATCAagaaaattgcgttcataactgtcaAGGATCGTAGCGTCactcaaaagaaaaaactactCAAGTGAGTCCAACATCTCTCTTTTTTACAAACTAAGGCAAAAAACACTAACTCAtttcaaagttgaaaaaaagtaTCACATAACATTTTACACACTCATTGTTGCTGCCGATAGGCACGTCAGACACAATGTCACACTAGACAAATTCACCAGAATGGGTCGGCCAGGGTCGGATAGGTTGACTAGCTACTAGACTGTAGCAGCAGTGACTAGAAATTAAGGTAAAGCCCCCTGTGTCCATTCAGTTCAGATACTTATGTTCCTTAGAATGTCACCACACAAGTTGCTGTCAGATCATGTAATGATCCCTCCCAGCTGAATTATTGATTCAGTGACCTTTAATGAACATAATCCACTCGAGTTCAACAATTAGGGACACTATTTACTATGGACAACACtcaccctctcctcaaaaaccaacatttgacttgatttgtgtcaattgttaatttcaatttacagtgtccccaagtAGTGCTTCAGTGCTAGAATgaccagacacttaaataaagttcctttcttttcctttcctttcctttcctttcctttccggatgatcgtactttacttaatgactattattttaatgtattattataccttTCTACAGCTCTTTTTTGGAGTTCTTGGCTAAGTCGTGTTAGCTTATTTCCTCCCTCCATGTTTTGCGCAATATGATTCAACAAACACTGTGCATACAAGTAGGTGTGTTGTCCATAACACACCAATTTCTAAACAAAGAATAACAAGGTTGTGACAGAGATGACTTAAAATTACCAGTATTAAACCCCAGAGCAGCGTGCAGAGTACTAGTCTTCCACATGAAGAGAAGTGGGTTTCATAAAGCAAACCATTAAAGGGGCagacttaataataataataataataataataataataataataataataataataataataataataataataataataataatgatactttatttatatagcacTGATTACATTACAATGTCCAagagcccacacaaggacagagaaaaactctaactagggtgggaattgaacccatgaccttctagttagatcaccgctgctctacccactgagctacaaggtagACCTTGTagctctgtccttgtgtgggccgatttccatcagtagggctaacgctcacatggttcatacggggtagatacttagcacttcacattacactctaatcagttaagctgttcaaataaaagtgctacacggccaacatttaCAAAAACGTAAGCcgtccttgtacttgtacatgttcattgccgtgacttaacATCTTCAAATCCCACGGCctgttcccgtctgaccttgtagctcagtcggtagagcagcggtgatccaacccggaaggtcgtgggttcaattcccaccctgttcagaatttttctctgtccttgtgtgggcctatttccatcagtagggccaATGCTCACATGGCctatatggggtagatacttagcacttcacattacactctaatcagttaagtctgttcaaataaaagtgctacaagGCCAATGTTTGCAAACACATAATCCTtctttgtacttgtacattaaaggggcagtgtcacgctatctttaagtcaaacttcaaaacactaaaagacgtccttgcatcaatgaaaaccaaaaaatgatGCTGtggttttgttgccaatgaccattgaaaatggattgaaacttgaaaaagctggcgagttttttcaaatttggagACAGTGTCTTCAGAAAGACACAAAAACTAAATAGTTTATTACAtgtacgaatagctctttgtgccataaaataaatacatgtatcttgtcagttttttcaagtttggagacagtGTCTTCAGAAAGACACAAAAACGTAAATACAtgtacgaatagctctttgtgccataaaatAAATATCTTGTCAGtaggttgtcaggaatgttgtacatGTGAGCTAAAGAACTAATTTAGATTTCTACCCATTTTTGaactaaaaacagcaaattaagtgagacagtgcccctttaagcagACTTACTGAAAACTCGGGTAGGTTGTTGTCAATTGACTGCTCTCCTTCCTCTAGAAATGAACAAGCTGAAGTCTTGAGCACACGGGAAAACACTTCAATTTGATGACAAGCTGTTGACACACTTGTAATCTCTCCTTGATAACCTGCATCAGAAATCAGCTGACAAAAAAACATACTGTTACACGAGACTACAATCATTGTGACATGTTCTAAGGCATTTTCAATgttacacatgtacatgtatactcaCATGCAACCCTAATCAGTCATTAAAATACGGAACTAAAGGTTTTATACTGTTGTTAATATGAACAACTTGaaaggataataataattattgattaatTACATAATTTGATTATTGTCTATACCATAACTATACAACAATAAAGTCGATCAGAAAACCTTGACAAAAGCAACCGCTCGACACAAAAGTTTGGGATAGGATTGATCACAGTCCAATATACTGTACATCCAGTTAATAATATTATGTGTAGTCATGACTTGCAGGTACTCCAGTTTGGAATTGAAAGTGTTCTTAACAAAGTTACAGTAACTGTTCAGAGACGCTTTGGGTCTTTTTGGGTCTTTGTACACCTGGTTGCCATGTGAACTTTAACTTGTCAAACATTCAGTTACCTCATGAGTCAAAATTATGCCAATcacacaaaagaaatgaatgtccatatttagtttaaaaaatgataaataacatttttttttattgttcacAACATGTACAGTTACCTTGATGGTGAAGTTAAGCATCAGACAGTCTGGATAATGTTCAGCCAACTTATAAAACATGGACCTCCATGTCTGATGAACAATCATATCTTCCAACCATGATGGGGTCTATTAAAACATAACATTAAGATTATGACTGAGGACAGGCAGGATGAATTTTTAAGCCAATTCTAATCTCTCAAGTCATTTCAAATCTACCAGAAAGGAGAAAGCACATGAACTCATCATCAGCAACATTATCATTACGATTATGTGTGGTTTTCCGCTGGCTGAGGAACGAAAGAAGTGGAAAACGTTTTTCTCACACACGGATGGGAGTCTGGGTA
The Montipora capricornis isolate CH-2021 chromosome 10, ASM3666992v2, whole genome shotgun sequence genome window above contains:
- the LOC138021500 gene encoding negative elongation factor D-like, with the translated sequence MDDYGEDVGWDEAALSPSDEKRDNEVVIQECMQNFASRDFIMEPDIFNNVRRYYQAGGIHEELVKLLSDNYTGIAQSTNLLANWLIVTGAKVAEVEQMVENHLETLIIKHFDPKKADSIFSAEGETPSWLEDMIVHQTWRSMFYKLAEHYPDCLMLNFTIKLISDAGYQGEITSVSTACHQIEVFSRVLKTSACSFLEEGEQSIDNNLPEFSKLVCYGQHTYLYAQCLLNHIAQNMEGGNKLTRLSQELQKRAVESGHEVTEITLSMNGAAAYPRANSALSSMLGKNSLNPGDITVLYKLYSSSQPPPCAIIRVPQFLELLLESLFKPGQHLNPEHKFKYVYLLAYAASVHETWIENERATLNKDELKTTSQALDKIHMLCVQETKKGSQLLAEVGVLFQCIRFPVVAMGLLKWVDFTVSDPSFFKLLTDSTPVHLALLDEISSCHPLQHRLVHNVLIRLFESPTPLDTLVELEFKKTVLDRMIHLLSRGYVMAVISYINSCLEKQNTDNSLIRHFVTEVLEMIAPPYSPEFIQVFLPIVRNEEITGRLRNADRTDDVSLFLAHCAQQTGV